In Pseudoliparis swirei isolate HS2019 ecotype Mariana Trench chromosome 9, NWPU_hadal_v1, whole genome shotgun sequence, a genomic segment contains:
- the sall4 gene encoding sal-like protein 4, whose product MSRRKQAKPQQINSDEPGSSQNGISPDDQAMETANEAKRFRIDETRVCNKCCAEFFDEAEFLEHEKKCTKSPQVVIMKDGNSNEVPEEYSQGSPEGFTSDHDDSQSSSHSLSNVNTDHLERTEEESSMTADDSGQQDQTEMPASPEMTFIPSLKMLSSNVTLKTMADTKVAVSQHYSNITSLTSSQEVMQAIPTILEQLVFLQQQQLQQIQITEQIRIQVATMTPQGLQSSVGSAMDPLKALGAHLSQQLSAAAALIGKRTGSLAMEAMKQGKLPLPNGIPTSLPRGLESMTSKTDIVKGISDMASRFPAQLPQSESAMGFTDAFNGIDSGIESSKKVKTKMLTPPTEPKTDDSLYRHKCKYCGKSFGNDSALQIHLRSHTGERPFKCNICGNRFTTKGNLKVHFQRHRDKYPTIGMNPHPVPEHLDNIPTSSGIPFGMSVPIDESNMTDSKPMLGNPAAGFNPSPAPGFKTTFDSLAGDQFPQRPSPTASDGSPSVSSHAFIQEMEADPIQRDAKEMLGVLHHMNGDALVGEQSSGTAKLQQMVDGLDKSTSDSNECVICHRVLSCQSSLKMHYRTHTGERPYKCKICGRAFSTKGNLKAHYGVHRANTPLKMQHTCPICQKKFTNAVVLQQHIRMHMGGQIPNTPVSENQFDAADLMESSLSEEQFMDMNGFDDSLEDHEPELNSQKPNDISDSLPPASEEPPQKHPAPAILSSLDGLKNLTSALALKRQSSIASESEGTSKESSSAPKEQEYQTGCIPVISDSAMSFPSFSPLNNNMSIGKSSESAVDDFARGVSKHEFDGATESNGALDLTASSSFTPKAIKEEPGMLFTNGDYVPSNMTFMRMPSSLASLEMKLPSENPMGPHGLFSSHMPQGTALPSSISSAPRRSSKQHMCHACGKNFSSASALQIHERTHTGEKPFACNICGRAFTTKGNLKVHIGTHMWNNTPRRGQRLSLDNPMALMAMSSEAKMLPEILHAPKELGAPPMNFDQSMWNQYASAFSGGLTMKTNEISVIQGGGIPLPGSPAGGPLIGSTGGLMKLNGSHSGFPANVAEIEKTSSDSVPKLQFPHFMEDGKIAVN is encoded by the exons ATGTCGAGGCGCAAGCAAGCCAAACCGCAGCAGATCAACTCCGACGAGCCCGGTTCGTCACAAAATG ggATTTCCCCTGACGATCAAGCCATGGAAACTGCAAATGAAGCAAAGAGATTCAGAATCGACGAGACCAGGGTCTGCAACAAGTGTTGTGCTGAATTTTTTGATGAAGCAGAATTCCTTGAACATGAGAAAAAATGCACTAAAAGTCCACAAGTGGTCATCATGAAAGATGGCAATAGCAATGAAGTGCCTGAGGAATATTCTCAAGGCTCTCCCGAAGGCTTCACCAGTGACCATGACGATAGCCAGTCCAGCAGCCATTCCCTATCAAATGTCAATACAGACCATCTGGAAAGAACGGAGGAGGAGTCGAGCATGACTGCAGATGACTCGGGACAGCAGGATCAGACAGAAATGCCTGCTAGCCCTGAGATGACTTTCATTCCCTCATTGAAAATGCTAAGTTCAAATGTCACTCTCAAAACCATGGCGGACACCAAAGTGGCTGTCtcccaacattattcaaatattaCATCTCTGACCTCATCGCAAGAGGTCATGCAGGCCATCCCGACTATCTTGGAACAGTTGGTGTTCCTTCAGCAACAGCAGCTACAGCAAATCCAGATCACAGAACAGATCCGAATCCAAGTAGCCACAATGACTCCACAGGGTCTCCAGTCATCAGTGGGATCAGCAATGGACCCTTTGAAAGCCCTCGGCGCACATCTCTCTCAACAGCTGTCTGCTGCAGCAGCTCTGATAGGAAAAAGGACCGGCAGCCTTGCTATGGAGGCCATGAAGCAAGGTAAACTACCTCTGCCCAATGGCATCCCTACATCTCTACCCAGAGGACTAGAATCTATGACTTCTAAAACAGACATTGTGAAGGGCATTTCAGATATGGCTAGCCGCTTCCCGGCACAACTGCCACAGTCAGAAAGTGCCATGGGTTTCACTGACGCCTTCAACGGCATCGACTCAGGGATTGAGTCCTCCAAAAAAGTGAAGACGAAAATGCTGACCCCCCCAACAGAACCAAAGACTGATGACTCGTTATATAGGCACAAGTGTAAGTACTGCGGAAAGTCCTTTGGCAATGACAGTGCTCTCCAGATTCACCTGCGTTCGCACACCGGCGAAAGGCCCTTCAAGTGTAACATTTGTGGAAACCGCTTCACAACAAAAGGCAACCTCAAAGTGCATTTCCAGAGGCATAGAGACAAGTATCCCACCATTGGCATGAACCCACATCCTGTGCCAGAGCATCTTGACAACATCCCCACCAGCAGTGGCATTCCCTTTGGCATGTCTGTGCCCATAGACGAGTCAAATATGACCGACAGCAAGCCTATGCTAGGTAATCCTGCTGCTGGCTTCAACCCGTCACCCGCACCAGGATTCAAGACAACATTTGACAGCTTAGCAGGGGACCAATTTCCTCAGAGACCCTCCCCAACCGCAAGTGACGGCTCCCCATCTGTTTCCTCTCATGCGTTTATCCAAGAGATGGAAGCAGATCCCATTCAGAGAGATGCAAAAGAAATGCTTGGAGTACTGCATCATATGAATGGCGATGCCCTCGTAGGAGAGCAGAGCTCTGGAACTGCAAAACTTCAGCAGATGGTGGACGGCCTGGACAAGAGTACCAGTGACTCCAACGAGTGTGTGATCTGCCATAGAGTGCTCAGTTGCCAGAGCTCGCTCAAAATGCATTACCGCACACACACCGGCGAGAGGCCCTACAAGTGCAAAATCTGCGGGCGCGCATTCTCCACCAAGGGCAACCTCAAGGCCCATTACGGAGTGCACAGGGCCAACACTCCCCTTAAAATGCAGCACACGTGTCCCATCTGCCAGAAGAAGTTCACCAACGCTGTGGTTCTGCAGCAGCACATTCGTATGCACATGGGTGGGCAGATCCCCAACACCCCCGTATCAGAAAACCAGTTTGACGCAGCAGACCTGATGGAGTCATCGCTGTCGGAGGAGCAGTTCATGGATATGAATGGCTTTGATGACAGCTTGGAGGATCATGAGCCAGAGCTGAACTCCCAGAAGCCAAACGACATCTCAGATTCCCTCCCACCTGCCTCTGAGGAACCGCCACAGAAGCATCCGGCTCCCGCCATTCTGTCCAGCCTTGACGGCTTGAAGAATCTCACCTCTGCTCTTGCACTGAAACGACAGAGTAGCATCGCTTCGGAAAGTGAGGGAACGTCTAAAGAATCCTCTTCAGCTCCCAAAGAGCAGGAATATCAGACTGGCTGCATTCCTGTCATTTCTGACTCTGCCATGTCGTTCCCCTCGTTTTCCCCACTGAACAACAACATGAGTATCGGCAAGTCTTCCGAGTCGGCTGTTGATGACTTTGCCCGCGGTGTGTCTAAACACGAATTTGATGGTGCCACTGAGTCCAATGGGGCCCTTGACCTCACAGCTTCCAGCAGCTTCACCCCCAAAGCGATCAAAGAAGAGCCTGGCATGCTATTCACAAATGGAGATTATG TTCCCAGTAACATGACCTTCATGAGGATGCCATCGAGTCTGGCCAGCCTGGAGATGAAGCTTCCTTCAGAGAATCCCATGGGCCCTCATGGTTTGTTCAGCTCTCACATGCCTCAGGGAACCGCCTTGCCCTCTTCCATCTCCAGTGCACCGCGACGCTCATCCAAACAGCACATGTGTCACGCGTGTGGCAAGAACTTCTCCTCCGCCAGCGCCTTGCAGATCCACGAGCGCACTCATACAGGGGAGAAGCCTTTTGCCTGCAACATCTGCGGCAGGGCTTTCACCACCAAAGGAAATCTGAAG GTGCATATCGGCACTCACATGTGGAACAACACGCCCCGGCGCGGCCAGCGTCTGTCCCTGGATAACCCCATGGCGCTGATGGCAATGAGCTCCGAGGCTAAGATGTTGCCAGAGATCCTGCATGCCCCTAAAGAACTGGGGGCTCCACCAATGAACTTTGATCAGTCTATGTGGAACCAGTATGCTTCTGCCTTCAGTGGGGGCCTCACCATGAAGACCAATGAAATTTCTGTCATCCAGGGTGGTGGCATCCCACTCCCTGGAAGTCCTGCTGGTGGCCCTCTGATTGGATCCACTGGAGGCCTCATGAAGTTGAATGGATCCCACTCTGGCTTTCCTGCCAACGTGGCAGAGATTGAGAAGACCAGTTCCGACAGCGTGCCAAAATTACAGTTTCCACATTTCATGGAGGATGGTAAAATTGCAGTTAACTAG